In a single window of the Spirochaetaceae bacterium genome:
- a CDS encoding ammonium transporter, with product MIRRLGDLLSGRPALSAPRALLVLGLLFGGASLAYAAVDEETLFVFNTFSFLVWGALVMWMAAGFTMLEAGSVRTKNASVICLKNIGLYSIAGLAYYLLGYNLMYVDVGGFIGTFKLLYGPSADELALLGGDAAATAAVVDSGYAVMSDWFFQMVFVATAASIVSGALAERVKMWSFFVFTAILTAIIYPVVGAWTWGGGWLAGMGFKDFAGSTIVHGTGGWAALAGVLVVGPRLGKFRKDGSVRPTPPSNVVLVTLGVFILWLGWFGFNGGSQLALGSALDAVAMSNVMVNTNLAAAAGVITALACSRWLLGRTDMFAALNGAIAGLVSITAGPDITQHLWAVIIGAVGGFLCTLGIKTLEKMKIDDVVGAVPAHLICGVWGTLAVCIAGGASFGVQLVGILAVGAFVFVLSYAAWKLIDVLLTVRVTKNVERMGQDTAELKIDAYPEFVLMPEEDDDED from the coding sequence ATGATTCGACGACTTGGTGACCTGCTTTCCGGGCGCCCGGCGCTGTCGGCACCGCGGGCCCTCCTGGTGCTCGGCCTGCTGTTCGGCGGCGCGTCGCTCGCCTACGCCGCGGTGGACGAGGAAACGCTGTTCGTGTTCAACACGTTCTCGTTCCTGGTGTGGGGCGCGCTGGTCATGTGGATGGCTGCCGGTTTCACGATGCTGGAGGCAGGCTCGGTGCGCACCAAGAACGCCTCCGTCATCTGCCTGAAGAACATCGGCCTGTACTCGATCGCCGGGCTGGCGTACTACCTGCTCGGCTATAACCTGATGTACGTCGACGTGGGCGGCTTCATCGGCACGTTCAAGCTGCTGTACGGCCCGTCCGCGGACGAGCTGGCGTTGCTCGGCGGCGATGCCGCGGCGACCGCGGCGGTGGTCGACAGCGGCTACGCGGTCATGTCGGACTGGTTCTTCCAGATGGTGTTCGTGGCCACGGCCGCGTCGATCGTCTCGGGCGCCCTCGCCGAGCGGGTCAAGATGTGGTCGTTCTTCGTGTTCACGGCGATCCTGACGGCGATCATCTATCCGGTGGTCGGGGCGTGGACCTGGGGCGGCGGCTGGCTCGCCGGCATGGGCTTCAAGGACTTTGCCGGTTCCACCATCGTGCACGGCACCGGTGGCTGGGCGGCCCTGGCAGGCGTGCTGGTGGTCGGCCCGCGGCTCGGCAAGTTCCGCAAGGACGGCTCCGTACGGCCCACGCCGCCCTCCAACGTCGTGCTGGTGACGCTCGGGGTGTTCATCCTGTGGCTCGGCTGGTTCGGGTTCAACGGCGGTTCGCAGCTCGCTCTCGGCTCCGCGCTCGACGCGGTGGCGATGAGCAACGTGATGGTGAACACCAACCTGGCCGCGGCCGCCGGCGTGATCACCGCGCTCGCCTGTTCGCGCTGGCTCCTCGGCCGCACCGACATGTTCGCCGCGCTCAACGGCGCCATAGCCGGGCTGGTCTCGATCACGGCCGGACCCGACATCACGCAGCACCTGTGGGCGGTGATCATCGGCGCCGTGGGCGGTTTCCTGTGCACCCTGGGCATCAAGACGCTGGAGAAGATGAAGATCGACGACGTGGTGGGAGCGGTTCCCGCCCACCTGATCTGCGGCGTCTGGGGCACCTTGGCGGTGTGCATCGCCGGCGGCGCCAGCTTCGGCGTGCAACTCGTCGGGATACTGGCGGTCGGCGCCTTCGTGTTCGTGCTGTCGTACGCGGCCTGGAAGCTGATCGACGTGCTGCTCACGGTGCGGGTCACCAAGAACGTGGAGCGCATGGGTCAGGATACGGCGGAGCTGAAGATCGACGCCTATCCGGAATTCGTGCTGATGCCGGAAGAGGACGACGACGAGGATTGA
- a CDS encoding 5'-methylthioadenosine/adenosylhomocysteine nucleosidase has translation MNITIIAALREELDAFRRAHHLTPAPPRGPVTAFRWRHAAAHVTVLHSGVGKVSAAMVAQYAVDHFRPDYLIVTGIAGALCGRLALGDVVVSRDCVQHDLDVTALGVPVGQVPRTEHRFLAADPRLVALAMATEVPGQRVVAGRILTGDQFVAVAATGQERLRCLNGTAVEMEGAAVALVAALNRVPFVIVRAVANLADGAAPAEFGACLQRAADNSCTVCAGILRGLAADPDRGSG, from the coding sequence ATGAATATAACGATCATCGCGGCCCTGCGGGAGGAGCTGGACGCCTTCCGGCGCGCCCACCACCTCACGCCGGCGCCGCCGCGCGGACCGGTCACGGCGTTTCGGTGGCGGCACGCCGCCGCGCACGTGACGGTGCTGCACTCCGGTGTCGGCAAGGTAAGCGCCGCCATGGTGGCTCAGTACGCGGTCGATCACTTTCGGCCGGACTACCTGATCGTGACCGGGATCGCGGGCGCGCTCTGCGGCCGGCTTGCCTTGGGAGACGTGGTGGTGAGCCGCGACTGTGTACAGCACGACCTGGACGTGACCGCGCTCGGCGTGCCGGTGGGGCAGGTTCCCCGTACCGAGCATCGGTTCCTGGCGGCCGACCCGAGGCTGGTGGCGCTGGCGATGGCAACCGAGGTGCCGGGGCAGCGCGTGGTAGCGGGACGGATCCTGACCGGCGACCAGTTCGTCGCCGTCGCCGCCACCGGGCAGGAGCGGCTGCGCTGTCTGAACGGCACCGCCGTGGAGATGGAGGGAGCGGCGGTTGCGCTGGTGGCGGCGCTGAACCGGGTCCCGTTCGTGATTGTCCGTGCGGTTGCGAACCTCGCCGACGGCGCCGCGCCGGCGGAGTTCGGCGCCTGTCTGCAGCGTGCCGCGGACAACTCGTGCACGGTGTGTGCCGGCATCCTCCGCGGTCTTGCCGCCGACCCGGACCGCGGTTCCGGGTGA
- a CDS encoding MFS transporter, translating into MSARRTERAWVLYDVANSAYALMVTTAIFPLFYKNVIAADVPGAVSTARLAFASSAFTLVVAVLATALGPMADYEGRKKRFFAGFFGLGVAATAVLAFVPAGREFAVLAVYGLSAVGFAAANVFYDSFLTDVTTPERMDRVSSAGYAWGYVGSTVPFVAAMALINLAPGAGLLSTEATVRIAILIAAGWWVAFTVPLFRSVRQVHFVAAAGPALRDLVRDSVRRVAAVVRDVRGHRAVFLFLGAYFFYIDGVGTVIKLATAYGTDLGLSAQTLLMMLLVVQLVAFPCALIYGRLAERRPGATRTLLLVGIGIYTVITVMAFVIWRLPEPARVPVFWLLSMLVASSQGGVQALSRSFYAGLIPANSSAEFFGFYNIFGKFAAIMGPALVGAFAALTGDSSIGVLSISVLFVVGGILLTRVPDGTPRAVR; encoded by the coding sequence ATGTCAGCTAGGCGCACCGAGCGGGCCTGGGTGCTGTACGACGTGGCGAACTCGGCGTACGCGCTGATGGTGACCACCGCCATCTTCCCGCTGTTCTACAAGAACGTTATCGCGGCGGATGTGCCGGGCGCGGTTTCGACGGCGCGGCTGGCGTTCGCGAGCAGCGCGTTCACGCTGGTGGTCGCCGTCCTGGCGACCGCGCTCGGTCCGATGGCCGACTACGAGGGGCGCAAGAAGCGATTCTTCGCCGGCTTCTTCGGGCTTGGCGTGGCCGCCACCGCGGTGCTGGCGTTCGTGCCCGCCGGGCGCGAGTTCGCGGTGCTGGCCGTGTACGGGTTGTCCGCGGTCGGATTCGCGGCCGCCAACGTGTTCTACGATTCGTTTCTGACCGACGTGACCACCCCGGAGCGCATGGACCGCGTGTCGTCGGCCGGCTATGCATGGGGCTACGTCGGCTCGACGGTGCCGTTCGTGGCGGCGATGGCGCTGATCAACCTCGCTCCGGGCGCGGGACTGCTGTCCACCGAGGCGACGGTGCGCATCGCGATTCTCATTGCAGCCGGCTGGTGGGTGGCGTTCACGGTGCCGCTGTTCCGCTCCGTGCGCCAGGTGCACTTCGTGGCGGCGGCCGGGCCGGCGCTGCGCGACCTGGTGCGCGACAGCGTGCGGCGGGTGGCGGCGGTGGTGCGCGACGTGCGCGGCCACCGGGCGGTGTTCCTGTTCCTGGGCGCCTACTTCTTCTACATCGACGGCGTCGGCACGGTGATCAAGCTGGCCACCGCCTACGGCACCGACCTGGGCCTGTCCGCGCAGACGTTGCTGATGATGCTGCTCGTGGTGCAGTTGGTGGCGTTCCCGTGCGCGTTGATCTACGGACGGTTGGCGGAGCGGCGCCCGGGGGCGACCCGGACCCTGCTCCTGGTGGGAATCGGCATCTATACCGTGATCACGGTGATGGCGTTCGTGATCTGGCGGTTGCCGGAGCCGGCGCGGGTGCCGGTGTTCTGGCTGCTGTCGATGCTGGTGGCCAGCTCCCAGGGCGGCGTCCAGGCGCTGTCGCGCTCGTTCTACGCGGGATTGATACCGGCCAACTCGTCGGCCGAGTTCTTCGGCTTCTACAACATCTTCGGCAAGTTCGCGGCGATCATGGGACCGGCTTTGGTGGGCGCGTTCGCCGCGCTGACCGGCGACTCCAGCATCGGCGTGCTGAGCATCTCGGTGCTGTTCGTGGTGGGCGGCATCCTGTTGACCCGGGTACCGGACGGGACGCCGCGCGCGGTGCGCTGA
- a CDS encoding bifunctional 2-methylcitrate dehydratase/aconitate hydratase — protein sequence MATAADPVLARITDYLTAPPQFSELAYRTARMSLLDSLGCALLALDVPECRRLLGPLAAPAPQTGTPAAGRNTAPAPGAESAPGTVRVPGTALALDPVTAAFNTGTLIRWLDYNDTWLAAEWGHPSDNLGALLAAAQMRGLSVGDLLTAKIQAYEIQGILALDNSFNRRGLDHVILVRIASAGVASRLLGGTPEQVLAALSHAFLDGGALRTYRHGATTGSRKSWAAGDATSRGLWLALLALRGEMGYPAALSAPRWGFQDVVLRGAEVRLGQPLGCYVAENILFKVGFPAEFHGQTAVEAAFALHPEVAPRAAEVAEIVIHTQEPAMRIIDKQGPLTTPAARDHCLQYMVAVALLFGELRGEHYRDAAAADPRIDFLRERTRVHEDPRYTEGYLDPARRAIGNRVQVRFRDGTSTSPVAVEYPLGHPRRRAEAEPHLAAKLARNAARLPAPRAAAVRRLWDAPERTDRLSVDQLLARFAP from the coding sequence ATGGCGACGGCCGCGGATCCGGTCCTGGCCAGGATCACCGACTACCTCACCGCGCCACCGCAGTTCAGCGAGCTGGCCTACCGCACCGCGCGCATGAGCCTGCTCGACTCGCTCGGCTGCGCCCTGCTCGCCCTGGACGTGCCGGAGTGCCGCCGGCTACTCGGCCCGCTCGCCGCGCCGGCCCCACAAACCGGCACGCCGGCTGCCGGCCGAAACACCGCACCGGCACCGGGCGCCGAGTCCGCTCCGGGCACGGTGCGCGTGCCGGGCACGGCGCTGGCGCTCGACCCGGTCACGGCCGCGTTCAACACCGGCACCCTGATCCGCTGGCTCGACTACAACGACACCTGGCTGGCGGCCGAGTGGGGCCACCCGTCCGACAACCTCGGCGCCCTGCTCGCGGCCGCCCAGATGCGCGGCCTGTCGGTGGGCGACCTGCTTACGGCAAAGATCCAGGCATACGAGATACAGGGCATCCTCGCCCTCGATAACAGCTTCAACCGCCGCGGCCTCGACCACGTGATCCTGGTGCGCATCGCCAGCGCGGGGGTCGCCTCCCGCCTGCTCGGCGGCACCCCGGAGCAGGTGCTGGCAGCGCTGTCGCATGCATTCCTCGACGGCGGCGCCCTGCGCACCTACCGGCACGGAGCAACCACCGGATCGCGCAAGTCATGGGCCGCCGGCGACGCCACCAGCCGCGGGTTGTGGCTGGCGCTGCTCGCGCTGCGCGGCGAGATGGGCTATCCGGCCGCGCTCAGCGCGCCGCGCTGGGGGTTCCAGGACGTGGTGCTGCGCGGCGCCGAGGTGCGCCTCGGCCAGCCGCTCGGCTGCTACGTCGCCGAGAACATCCTGTTCAAGGTCGGCTTCCCGGCGGAGTTCCACGGCCAGACCGCGGTCGAGGCGGCCTTCGCACTCCATCCGGAAGTGGCCCCGCGCGCCGCCGAGGTGGCCGAAATCGTGATCCACACGCAGGAGCCCGCCATGCGCATCATCGACAAGCAGGGTCCGCTCACCACGCCGGCCGCCCGCGATCACTGCCTGCAGTACATGGTGGCGGTGGCGCTGCTGTTCGGCGAGTTGCGCGGCGAGCACTACCGGGATGCCGCCGCGGCAGATCCGCGCATCGACTTCCTGCGCGAACGCACCAGGGTGCACGAGGATCCGCGCTACACCGAGGGGTATCTCGACCCCGCCAGACGGGCCATCGGCAACCGCGTCCAGGTACGCTTCCGCGACGGCACGTCGACCAGTCCGGTGGCGGTGGAGTACCCGCTCGGCCACCCGCGCCGGCGCGCGGAGGCGGAGCCGCACCTGGCCGCCAAGTTGGCGCGCAACGCAGCTCGGTTGCCGGCGCCGCGAGCCGCTGCCGTGCGCCGCCTGTGGGACGCTCCCGAGCGGACCGACCGGCTCTCCGTCGACCAGCTCCTGGCCCGCTTCGCCCCGTAG
- the prpB gene encoding methylisocitrate lyase — translation MNRLLAALEEERPLQIAGAVNAYAALLAADAGFRALYLSGAGVANAAFGLPDLAMTTLSEVVAEARRITAATELPLLVDVDTGFGDGLAIERMVREMTAAGVAAVHIEDQVSAKRCGHRLGKALVGAPEMADRIAAAVAARGAGDLLIMARTDALAAEGPERAVQRCAAYAAAGADAIFFEAATALDQYRRAADAAGVPILANMTEFGVSPLFTLDELAAHGVAMVLYPLTAFRAMSHAAQRAYRVLREQGGQHAVLAELQTRAELYRVLNYAAYEKRMDRLLARQRGREDGIE, via the coding sequence ATGAACAGGTTGCTCGCGGCACTGGAGGAGGAGCGGCCCCTGCAGATCGCAGGAGCGGTCAACGCCTACGCCGCGCTGCTCGCCGCGGACGCAGGCTTTCGCGCCCTGTACCTGTCCGGCGCCGGCGTCGCCAACGCGGCGTTCGGCCTGCCGGATCTGGCCATGACCACCCTGTCCGAGGTGGTTGCCGAGGCGCGCCGCATCACCGCGGCCACCGAACTGCCGCTGCTGGTCGACGTCGACACCGGCTTCGGCGACGGCCTCGCCATCGAACGGATGGTGCGCGAGATGACCGCGGCCGGCGTGGCCGCCGTGCACATTGAGGACCAAGTGTCCGCCAAGCGCTGCGGCCACCGCCTCGGCAAGGCCCTGGTCGGCGCACCGGAGATGGCCGACCGCATCGCCGCGGCGGTGGCGGCGCGCGGCGCCGGCGACCTGCTCATCATGGCGCGCACCGATGCGCTGGCCGCCGAGGGCCCCGAGCGCGCCGTGCAGCGCTGCGCCGCGTACGCCGCCGCCGGCGCCGACGCGATCTTCTTCGAGGCGGCCACCGCACTCGACCAGTACCGGCGCGCCGCGGACGCCGCCGGGGTGCCGATCCTGGCCAACATGACCGAATTCGGCGTCAGCCCGCTGTTCACCCTGGACGAGCTGGCCGCGCACGGCGTGGCGATGGTGCTGTATCCGCTCACCGCGTTCCGGGCCATGAGCCATGCCGCGCAACGCGCGTACCGGGTGCTGCGCGAGCAGGGCGGCCAGCACGCGGTGCTCGCCGAACTGCAGACCAGGGCGGAACTGTACCGGGTGTTGAACTATGCCGCCTACGAAAAACGCATGGACCGCCTGCTCGCACGGCAGCGCGGTCGGGAGGATGGAATCGAATGA
- a CDS encoding iron chelate uptake ABC transporter family permease subunit: MLRLARGTVLLAGAGVLLVVTAAALGSYAIPLSETAAILLDLVGLGAGGTAGDTERAIVATIRLPRIVLALLVGAALGTAGAVMQGLFRNPMADPGIIGVSTGGALGAVIAIAVGAQAAFPLALPAMAFAGAAGALALVFAVASVGGRFSMAALLLAGVAVSLFLAAIISAIVLFTQDLGAQREMIFWLAGGLDASRWTHVRLAAPFMLAGLAAAVLLARDLNLLTLSEEEARALGVRVGITRTVLLLAASLVTGTAVAFSGTIAFVGLIVPHALRLLAGADHRVLVPLSALGGALFLLAADTLARLVIAPAEMRVGIITSLVGAPFFILLLARHKARAGAK, from the coding sequence GTGTTGCGCCTTGCCCGCGGCACGGTGCTGCTGGCCGGCGCCGGCGTGCTGCTGGTGGTGACCGCGGCGGCGCTCGGGTCGTACGCGATTCCCCTGTCGGAGACTGCGGCAATTCTGCTCGACCTGGTGGGTCTGGGGGCTGGTGGCACCGCCGGCGACACCGAGCGGGCGATCGTGGCAACGATCCGGCTGCCGCGCATCGTGCTGGCGCTGCTGGTGGGCGCCGCGCTCGGCACGGCCGGGGCGGTGATGCAGGGCCTGTTCCGCAACCCGATGGCCGATCCGGGGATTATCGGCGTGTCCACCGGCGGGGCGCTGGGAGCGGTGATCGCGATTGCCGTCGGTGCGCAGGCGGCGTTCCCGCTGGCGCTGCCGGCGATGGCGTTCGCGGGAGCCGCCGGCGCCCTGGCGCTGGTATTCGCGGTGGCATCGGTGGGCGGACGCTTCTCGATGGCGGCGCTGCTGTTGGCCGGGGTGGCGGTGAGCCTGTTCCTGGCCGCCATCATCTCCGCCATCGTGCTGTTCACCCAGGATCTTGGTGCGCAGCGCGAAATGATCTTCTGGCTCGCCGGCGGCCTCGATGCGTCGCGCTGGACGCACGTGCGGCTGGCCGCGCCGTTCATGCTGGCGGGGCTGGCGGCGGCGGTGCTGCTGGCGCGCGATCTCAATCTGCTCACCCTGAGCGAAGAGGAGGCGCGCGCGCTCGGCGTGCGCGTCGGCATCACCCGCACCGTCCTGCTGCTCGCCGCTTCGCTGGTCACCGGGACCGCGGTCGCGTTCTCCGGCACGATCGCGTTCGTCGGACTCATCGTACCGCACGCGCTGCGGCTGCTGGCCGGCGCCGACCACCGGGTGCTGGTGCCGCTGAGCGCGCTGGGCGGGGCGCTGTTTCTGCTCGCCGCCGACACCCTCGCGCGGCTGGTGATCGCCCCGGCGGAGATGCGCGTCGGCATAATCACGTCGCTCGTGGGAGCGCCGTTTTTCATCCTGCTGCTGGCTCGCCACAAGGCGCGGGCCGGAGCAAAGTAA
- a CDS encoding ABC transporter substrate-binding protein: MILLRRLCRVVGGVLAGALLWGAAAGAFADGYPAVAGIVDVSNRGWPREVDSSEGRVRLQAPPQRILALSLGHDEMLLALVGRERLAGVGPFAADATYSNVAGLVAGLDTLPSKDPEGILAMRPDLIVVSRYTKADLVELIKETGVPVLRTALENSAAGNIPNILLLGYLLGAEERALELVAEIEGRIAAVAERVPASGDAAVPAVLAIARFSDTIYAAGGGTTEGGIIEAAGGVNAAARGGIDGHQTVSIESLAALAPEVILITQPAEMGGTALRDELRAAPALAAVPAVAEERVLVVAPRYYTTLSHWNVRGIEETARLLYPDRFAGVEFRDFAPY, encoded by the coding sequence ATGATTCTGTTACGCAGGCTTTGCCGGGTCGTTGGCGGAGTGTTGGCCGGTGCCCTGTTGTGGGGCGCGGCGGCGGGCGCGTTTGCCGACGGGTATCCGGCGGTCGCCGGCATCGTGGATGTGAGCAACCGCGGCTGGCCGCGCGAAGTGGACAGCAGCGAGGGCCGCGTGCGGCTGCAGGCGCCGCCGCAGCGCATCCTGGCGCTGTCGCTCGGCCACGACGAGATGCTGCTCGCCCTGGTGGGGCGGGAGCGGCTGGCCGGCGTCGGACCGTTCGCCGCCGACGCCACCTATTCCAACGTCGCCGGCCTGGTTGCCGGGCTCGACACCCTGCCGTCCAAGGATCCGGAAGGAATCCTGGCCATGCGTCCCGACCTGATCGTGGTGTCGCGGTACACCAAGGCGGACCTGGTGGAGCTGATCAAGGAGACCGGTGTGCCGGTGCTGCGTACCGCGCTGGAGAACTCCGCGGCGGGAAACATTCCCAATATCCTGCTGCTCGGGTACCTGCTCGGCGCCGAGGAGCGCGCGCTGGAGCTGGTCGCGGAGATCGAGGGCCGCATTGCCGCGGTGGCGGAGCGGGTGCCGGCGTCCGGCGATGCCGCCGTGCCGGCAGTGCTGGCCATCGCGCGCTTCTCGGACACCATCTACGCGGCCGGCGGCGGTACCACCGAGGGCGGTATCATCGAGGCGGCCGGCGGCGTGAACGCGGCCGCGCGCGGCGGCATCGACGGGCACCAGACGGTGAGCATCGAGTCGCTGGCCGCGCTGGCTCCCGAGGTGATCCTGATCACCCAGCCGGCAGAGATGGGCGGCACGGCGCTGCGCGACGAGCTGCGCGCGGCGCCGGCGCTGGCAGCCGTCCCCGCGGTCGCCGAAGAACGCGTGCTGGTGGTAGCGCCGCGCTACTACACCACGCTGTCGCACTGGAACGTGCGCGGCATCGAGGAAACCGCCCGCCTGCTGTATCCGGATCGATTCGCGGGCGTGGAGTTCCGCGACTTCGCGCCCTATTAG
- a CDS encoding ABC transporter ATP-binding protein → MTAPFAGNDLAARGVSVRLGGAPVLRSVSVTARAGEVTGVIGPNGAGKSTLLRVLAGVLAAESGLVRLGVVDLNVLGSRLRAQRIAYLPQQDAAQPFTALETVLMGRYPYLRRFQLEGRRDRQIARAALARTESRRFEARGLDRLSGGERQRVLLARALAQQAGVLVLDEPLASLDLRHRLAVMATLRREAAGGAAVVVALHDVELAGRYCDRLVLLAAGRVAGYGSPREVLVPEQFRAVFGVEARVSRDTETGEPRVWLVGPSERTGAEVPGGLD, encoded by the coding sequence GTGACCGCGCCGTTTGCCGGCAACGATCTGGCCGCCCGCGGCGTGTCGGTGCGCCTCGGCGGCGCGCCGGTGCTGCGCTCGGTGTCGGTGACGGCGAGAGCGGGCGAGGTGACCGGGGTGATCGGACCCAACGGGGCGGGCAAGAGCACGCTGCTGCGTGTGCTGGCTGGCGTGCTGGCCGCGGAATCGGGGTTGGTGCGCCTCGGAGTGGTGGATTTGAACGTCCTGGGCTCCCGACTCCGTGCGCAGCGCATCGCATACCTGCCGCAGCAGGACGCCGCGCAGCCGTTCACCGCGTTGGAGACCGTGCTCATGGGCCGCTACCCCTACCTGCGGCGGTTTCAACTGGAGGGGCGCCGCGACCGGCAGATCGCGCGTGCTGCGCTGGCGCGCACCGAGAGCAGGCGGTTCGAAGCGCGCGGCCTCGACCGCCTGTCGGGCGGCGAGCGGCAGCGCGTCCTGTTGGCGCGCGCGCTGGCCCAGCAGGCCGGCGTGCTGGTGCTCGACGAACCGCTGGCGAGTCTCGACCTGCGCCACCGGCTGGCGGTGATGGCAACCCTGCGGCGCGAGGCGGCGGGCGGCGCGGCGGTGGTGGTGGCGCTGCATGACGTGGAACTGGCCGGCCGCTACTGCGACCGGCTGGTGCTGCTGGCGGCGGGGCGGGTGGCTGGCTACGGCAGCCCCCGCGAGGTGCTGGTCCCCGAGCAGTTCCGGGCGGTGTTCGGCGTGGAGGCACGGGTGTCGCGGGACACGGAAACCGGAGAACCGCGGGTATGGCTGGTCGGTCCGAGCGAGCGCACGGGCGCGGAGGTGCCGGGTGGCCTCGACTGA
- the cobT gene encoding nicotinate-nucleotide--dimethylbenzimidazole phosphoribosyltransferase: protein MASTDANLAAALARIGPLDAGAMRRAEARQRALTKPPGSLGRLEELAVRLAGMFGDARPRIGGTAVIVAAGDHGVVAQGVTGYPQAVTAQMVANFLTGGAAVSVMCGRLGVRQVVVDAGIAAPEPAPDPALRVVRAGSGTGDISQGPAMSREQAVRCLEAGIEIAGEVVTAGADLIATGDMGIGNTTAASAITAAVTGRPPEVTTGRGTGRSDDQLRNKIAVVERALACNMPDGGDALDVLAKVGGFEIGVLAGVILGVASRRRAVVLDGFISGAAALGAVLLSPHARGYLIAAHRSPEPGHRAVLAHLGLRPLLDLELRLGEGSGAVLAMPIIEAAAACLAEMATFAEAGVSDRDGS from the coding sequence GTGGCCTCGACTGACGCGAATCTGGCCGCGGCGCTGGCACGCATCGGGCCCCTGGACGCGGGCGCGATGCGGCGCGCCGAGGCGCGGCAGCGGGCGCTCACCAAGCCGCCCGGCAGCCTGGGGCGGCTGGAGGAGTTGGCGGTGCGGCTGGCCGGCATGTTCGGCGACGCGCGCCCGCGGATCGGCGGCACGGCAGTGATCGTGGCGGCCGGCGATCACGGCGTGGTGGCGCAGGGGGTGACCGGCTATCCGCAGGCGGTTACCGCGCAGATGGTTGCCAACTTCCTCACCGGCGGTGCCGCGGTGAGCGTGATGTGCGGCCGGTTGGGAGTGCGGCAAGTGGTGGTGGATGCGGGTATCGCGGCTCCGGAGCCGGCGCCCGATCCGGCTCTGCGGGTAGTGCGCGCCGGGTCCGGCACCGGCGACATCAGCCAAGGCCCGGCGATGAGCCGGGAGCAGGCCGTGCGGTGTCTCGAAGCCGGCATCGAGATCGCCGGCGAGGTGGTGACCGCCGGGGCCGACCTGATTGCCACCGGCGACATGGGAATCGGCAACACCACCGCCGCGAGCGCAATCACCGCCGCGGTGACCGGCCGTCCTCCGGAAGTGACGACGGGGCGCGGGACGGGGCGCAGCGATGACCAGTTGCGCAACAAGATCGCCGTGGTGGAACGCGCGCTCGCGTGCAACATGCCCGATGGCGGCGACGCGCTCGACGTTCTGGCCAAGGTGGGCGGCTTCGAGATCGGTGTGCTGGCCGGCGTGATTCTGGGCGTAGCGAGCCGGCGCCGCGCCGTGGTGCTGGACGGCTTCATTTCAGGCGCGGCGGCGCTCGGAGCGGTCCTCCTCAGTCCGCATGCCCGCGGGTACCTGATCGCCGCGCACCGCTCGCCCGAACCGGGGCACCGCGCGGTGCTGGCGCACCTCGGCCTGAGGCCGCTGCTGGACCTGGAACTGCGCCTGGGCGAGGGCAGCGGCGCGGTGCTGGCGATGCCGATCATCGAGGCGGCCGCGGCCTGCCTGGCCGAGATGGCGACGTTCGCCGAGGCGGGCGTATCCGACCGCGACGGGTCATGA
- a CDS encoding adenosylcobinamide-GDP ribazoletransferase, which yields MNGLRAALTFLTILPAGAGNGAGSARSLAAAPAWFPAVGLLLGAIIAALDLLFGVAGLRPASDACDAARAGACGVLSLLAAALLVTALAVLTRALHLDGFMDTCDALPGGLSRARRLQILRDSHVGAFAVVGVACLLLIKVSAVAALPAASRPAVLLLFPCLSRWAMLLAMEIFPYVRERGAGTPFAGGRGRWALIAGSGTAAAAGLALAGWWSLALLALAGAAAWAVATVARRLIGGMTGDIYGAVNEIAEVAVLVAAAVIAAGRSDAMRSPVAGWLDGAG from the coding sequence ATGAACGGCCTGCGCGCGGCGCTGACCTTCCTCACCATCCTGCCCGCCGGCGCCGGCAACGGCGCCGGCAGCGCGCGCTCGCTGGCGGCCGCACCCGCCTGGTTCCCGGCCGTCGGGCTGCTGCTCGGCGCCATTATCGCCGCACTCGACCTGCTGTTCGGCGTGGCCGGCCTGCGGCCCGCCTCCGATGCCTGCGACGCGGCGCGTGCCGGGGCGTGCGGTGTTCTCTCCCTGCTGGCCGCCGCGCTGCTGGTCACCGCGCTGGCGGTGCTGACTCGCGCGCTGCACCTGGACGGCTTCATGGACACCTGTGACGCGCTGCCGGGCGGACTCAGCCGCGCCCGCCGCCTGCAGATCCTGCGCGACTCTCACGTCGGCGCGTTCGCCGTAGTGGGTGTGGCGTGCCTGCTGCTGATCAAGGTCAGCGCGGTCGCCGCGCTGCCGGCCGCGAGCCGGCCCGCGGTCCTGCTGCTGTTCCCGTGCCTGTCGCGCTGGGCGATGCTGCTCGCGATGGAGATATTCCCGTACGTGCGCGAGCGCGGCGCGGGCACGCCGTTCGCCGGCGGACGCGGCCGGTGGGCGCTGATCGCCGGCAGCGGCACCGCCGCGGCCGCCGGGCTGGCATTGGCCGGCTGGTGGTCACTGGCGCTGCTGGCGCTGGCCGGGGCGGCCGCCTGGGCGGTAGCGACGGTCGCACGCCGCCTGATCGGTGGCATGACCGGCGACATCTACGGCGCGGTGAACGAGATCGCGGAGGTTGCGGTGCTCGTGGCAGCGGCGGTGATCGCGGCCGGGAGGTCCGACGCCATGCGCTCGCCGGTCGCCGGCTGGTTGGACGGAGCGGGATGA